The proteins below are encoded in one region of Streptomyces roseirectus:
- the nagA gene encoding N-acetylglucosamine-6-phosphate deacetylase, with protein sequence MAAESTVLTGAQVVLPSGTGVQDLAVHGARITAAPPPDARRLDLTGHYLIPGFVDLHNHGGGGASFSGGPEAVRKALHTHRTHGTTTLVASTVTDDMDVLTRQAGVLSEFAEDGEIAGIHFEGPFISPCRKGAHSEALLRHPDPADVRKLIDAARGQARMVTLATELPGGIDSVRLLVEHGVIAAIGHTDATYEQTREAIEAGATVATHLFNAMPPLGHRAPGPVAALLEDPRVTVELINDGTHLHPAALELAFRLAGAERVAFITDAMDAAGIGDGRYLLGPLEVDVAGGVARLTEGGAIAGSTLTLDRAFKRAVTVDGITVEDAVQALCVNPARLLGRWDEIGSLEPGKFADVLVLDQNFDLKGVMRQGSWVKPLQLA encoded by the coding sequence ATGGCAGCAGAGTCGACGGTCCTCACCGGCGCACAGGTGGTCCTCCCCTCGGGAACCGGCGTTCAGGACCTCGCCGTGCACGGCGCGCGCATCACCGCCGCTCCCCCGCCGGACGCCCGGCGCCTCGACCTCACCGGCCACTACCTCATCCCCGGCTTCGTCGACCTGCACAACCACGGCGGAGGCGGAGCCTCGTTCTCCGGCGGCCCCGAGGCCGTGCGCAAGGCGCTGCACACGCACCGCACCCACGGCACGACGACCCTCGTCGCCTCGACGGTGACGGACGACATGGACGTCCTCACCCGACAGGCGGGCGTACTCAGCGAGTTCGCCGAGGACGGGGAGATCGCCGGCATCCACTTCGAGGGCCCGTTCATCTCGCCGTGCCGCAAGGGCGCCCACTCCGAGGCGCTGCTGCGGCATCCGGACCCGGCGGACGTCCGGAAGCTGATCGACGCGGCGCGCGGGCAGGCCAGGATGGTCACCCTGGCCACCGAACTCCCGGGCGGCATCGACTCGGTGAGGCTCCTCGTCGAGCACGGGGTGATCGCCGCGATCGGCCACACGGACGCGACGTACGAGCAGACGAGGGAGGCGATCGAGGCGGGCGCGACGGTGGCGACGCACCTGTTCAACGCGATGCCCCCGCTGGGCCACCGAGCGCCGGGACCGGTCGCCGCGCTCCTCGAAGACCCCCGCGTGACCGTCGAGTTGATCAACGACGGCACCCATCTCCACCCGGCGGCACTGGAGTTGGCGTTCCGGCTGGCCGGCGCGGAGCGCGTCGCGTTCATCACGGACGCGATGGACGCGGCCGGCATCGGCGACGGCCGATACCTGCTGGGCCCGCTGGAGGTCGACGTCGCAGGCGGCGTCGCACGGTTGACGGAGGGCGGCGCGATCGCGGGCTCGACGCTGACGCTGGACCGCGCGTTCAAGCGGGCGGTGACCGTCGACGGCATCACGGTCGAGGACGCCGTCCAGGCGCTGTGCGTCAACCCGGCCCGCCTGCTGGGCCGTTGGGACGAGATCGGTTCCCTGGAGCCCGGCAAGTTCGCGGACGTCCTCGTCCTGGACCAGAACTTCGACCTCAAGGGCGTGATGAGGCAGGGCAGTTGGGTAAAACCCCTCCAACTGGCGTGA
- a CDS encoding DUF3263 domain-containing protein: protein MPDNPLTPRELDILALERRPFPGPGAKERAIREELGLSPVHYYQLLNALLDDTRALAEDPVTINRLRRVRESRREER from the coding sequence ATGCCGGACAACCCCCTCACCCCCCGCGAACTCGACATCCTCGCCCTCGAACGCCGCCCCTTCCCCGGCCCCGGCGCCAAAGAACGCGCCATCCGAGAAGAACTCGGCCTGTCCCCCGTCCACTACTACCAACTCCTCAACGCCCTCCTCGACGACACGCGTGCGCTGGCGGAAGACCCGGTGACGATCAACCGCCTCCGCCGGGTCCGGGAGAGCCGACGGGAGGAGCGGTAG
- the otsB gene encoding trehalose-phosphatase, which produces MGTHLTPTARTALDAIRTHPSRSLLAFDFDGTLAPIVENPENSRPYPGAVDALKVLADRGARIAVITGRPAEVAVKYGEFEDVTGMTVLGHYGAERWDQGTGQITAPPPPPALDDVRRELPGVLGEADAWVEEKGRAVAVHTRRAKNPQALWEALNPPITDLATRHGLIVEPGRLVLEIRPAGMDKGAALTTLAEETGAEAILYAGDDLGDIPAFDAVTTLRETTGTPGLLICSGSKEVTALTTRADLTVDGPAGVVRLLNQLVNELS; this is translated from the coding sequence ATGGGTACCCACCTCACCCCCACAGCCCGGACCGCCCTGGACGCCATCCGTACGCACCCGTCCCGCTCCCTCCTCGCCTTCGACTTCGACGGCACGCTCGCACCCATCGTGGAGAACCCGGAGAACTCACGCCCGTACCCGGGAGCCGTGGACGCGCTGAAGGTGCTGGCGGATCGCGGCGCGAGGATCGCCGTGATCACGGGCCGGCCGGCCGAAGTGGCCGTGAAGTACGGGGAGTTCGAGGACGTCACGGGGATGACGGTGCTGGGGCATTACGGTGCCGAACGCTGGGACCAGGGAACGGGGCAGATCACCGCCCCGCCCCCACCCCCCGCCTTGGACGACGTCCGCCGAGAACTCCCCGGCGTCCTGGGCGAAGCCGACGCGTGGGTGGAGGAGAAGGGGAGGGCGGTAGCGGTACACACGCGGCGCGCGAAGAACCCACAGGCCCTCTGGGAAGCCCTGAACCCCCCGATCACCGACCTCGCCACCCGCCACGGCCTGATCGTCGAACCGGGCCGACTGGTCCTGGAGATCCGCCCGGCGGGCATGGACAAGGGCGCGGCCCTGACAACCCTGGCCGAGGAGACCGGAGCCGAGGCGATCCTCTACGCGGGCGACGACCTGGGCGACATCCCCGCCTTCGACGCCGTCACGACCCTCCGCGAGACCACAGGCACCCCCGGCCTCCTCATCTGCAGCGGCAGCAAGGAGGTCACGGCCCTCACGACCCGCGCGGACCTGACCGTAGACGGCCCCGCCGGCGTCGTCCGACTCCTGAATCAGCTGGTCAACGAGTTGAGCTGA
- a CDS encoding 1-phosphofructokinase family hexose kinase: MILTVTLNTALDITYRVSGLRPHTTHRVTDVLERPGGKGLNVARVLAALGHEVTATGFAGGVTGKVVQDQLTRVPGVVDALVPISGTTRRTVAVVDTRTGDTTQLNEPGPVVTPAEWNAFLEVYDGLLASASAVALCGSLPQGVPVGAYAGLVRAARAAGVPVLLDTSGEPLRRGVAARPDLITPNVDELAELTGSHDPLTAVRDARRRGARSIIASLGPEGLLALTPEGRWRATPPTRLHGNPTGAGDSTTAGLLSGLTHQLPWPERLSRALALSMATVLAPGAGEFDRGAYEEWVGRVVVRGEVNAA, from the coding sequence GTGATCCTCACGGTCACGCTCAACACCGCTCTCGACATCACCTACCGGGTGAGCGGACTGCGCCCGCACACCACCCACCGCGTCACGGACGTCCTCGAACGACCGGGTGGCAAGGGCCTGAACGTCGCCCGCGTCCTCGCCGCCCTCGGCCACGAGGTGACGGCGACGGGCTTCGCGGGCGGCGTGACGGGGAAGGTCGTCCAGGACCAACTCACCAGGGTTCCGGGGGTCGTCGACGCGCTGGTCCCGATCTCGGGGACCACGCGCAGGACCGTCGCCGTCGTCGACACCCGCACCGGTGACACGACTCAGCTCAACGAACCGGGCCCGGTCGTCACACCGGCGGAGTGGAACGCGTTCCTGGAGGTGTACGACGGGCTCCTCGCCTCCGCCTCGGCGGTGGCCCTGTGCGGCAGCCTCCCGCAGGGCGTGCCGGTCGGCGCGTACGCGGGGCTGGTGCGGGCGGCGCGCGCGGCGGGTGTCCCCGTCCTGCTCGACACGAGCGGTGAACCCCTGCGCCGGGGGGTCGCGGCCCGCCCCGACCTGATCACGCCGAACGTCGACGAACTCGCCGAACTCACCGGCTCCCACGACCCGTTGACGGCCGTCCGGGACGCCCGCAGGCGCGGCGCCCGCTCGATCATCGCCTCCCTCGGGCCCGAGGGCCTGCTCGCCCTCACCCCGGAAGGCCGCTGGCGCGCCACCCCGCCCACCCGCCTCCACGGCAACCCCACCGGCGCCGGCGACTCCACCACCGCCGGCCTCCTCTCGGGCCTCACCCACCAACTCCCTTGGCCCGAGCGGCTGTCCCGCGCCCTCGCCCTGTCGATGGCGACCGTCCTCGCGCCGGGGGCCGGGGAGTTCGACCGGGGGGCCTACGAGGAGTGGGTGGGCCGGGTCGTCGTCCGGGGAGAGGTCAACGCGGCCTAG
- a CDS encoding carbohydrate-binding protein: MTPGNNGASTPEDDDPFGYLYEDGQARGAQPPSGGYGYPNSVNRVRAVGDRRPAGQQQTAAYGQPPQQYGQPQYGAPQQQTAPYGQVPQQQGAYGPPPGAPQQPSRSGNRGGGGRGPNTKGLLIGAVAVVVAVVVGIVVAVSLGDKKDDEAGGGTTPTPQASTSQSASPSDSGNSPSAQSELPPPTDAKAMKLEGGATTASDIKGSKSGTYVTGLNAQGASVTWTVNGIPADGTYTVFAIFNVIGEKQEMTLSINGKPFGSKMNFSDFTGAKDPAQAWAETYAWPTLTKGTNTISISCQQGDKCNVLLDQLELKKGAVKD; this comes from the coding sequence ATGACGCCCGGCAACAACGGCGCGAGCACGCCGGAGGACGACGATCCGTTCGGCTACCTCTACGAGGACGGACAGGCCCGGGGAGCGCAGCCGCCGTCCGGGGGCTACGGCTACCCGAACTCGGTGAACCGCGTCCGCGCGGTCGGCGACCGCCGCCCGGCGGGCCAGCAGCAGACGGCCGCGTACGGCCAGCCGCCCCAGCAGTACGGCCAGCCGCAGTACGGCGCCCCCCAGCAGCAGACGGCCCCCTACGGCCAGGTCCCCCAGCAGCAGGGCGCCTACGGCCCGCCCCCGGGCGCCCCGCAGCAGCCCTCGCGCTCCGGCAACCGGGGCGGCGGCGGCCGTGGCCCCAACACCAAGGGCCTCCTCATCGGCGCCGTCGCCGTCGTCGTGGCGGTCGTCGTCGGCATCGTCGTCGCGGTGTCCCTCGGCGACAAGAAGGACGACGAGGCGGGCGGCGGCACGACGCCCACCCCGCAGGCGTCCACCTCACAGAGCGCTTCGCCCAGCGACTCCGGCAACAGCCCGTCGGCCCAGAGTGAGCTGCCCCCGCCGACCGACGCGAAGGCGATGAAGCTGGAGGGCGGCGCGACCACCGCGTCGGACATAAAGGGCTCGAAGTCGGGGACGTACGTCACGGGCCTCAACGCCCAGGGCGCCTCGGTCACGTGGACGGTCAACGGCATCCCGGCGGACGGGACTTACACCGTCTTCGCCATCTTCAACGTGATCGGCGAGAAGCAGGAGATGACCCTCTCGATCAACGGCAAGCCCTTCGGCAGCAAGATGAACTTCAGCGACTTCACCGGCGCCAAGGACCCCGCCCAGGCATGGGCCGAGACCTACGCCTGGCCGACGCTGACCAAGGGCACCAACACCATCTCCATCTCCTGCCAGCAGGGCGACAAGTGCAACGTCCTGCTCGACCAACTGGAGCTGAAGAAGGGCGCCGTGAAGGACTAG
- a CDS encoding ROK family protein — MRHVIALDVGGTAMKGALVGADGALLHRDRRPTARERGPEAVIEGILGFADDLRAYGVQHLGGPALAAGLAVPGIIDEPHGVAVYAANLGWRDAPLRALLADRVGAPAALGHDVRTGGLAEGRLGAARDTPRFLFLALGTGIAGALGTPAGIEPGAHGSAGEIGHVVVRPDGLPCPCGQHGCLERYASAAAVSEAWARVSGGGDAADCAKAVDAGDERAREVWHRAITALADGLMTAITLLDPATIVIGGGLAEAGDTLFTPLREAVSRRVTFQHLPKITPAALGDTAGCLGAGLMAWDLLRKTDGMEETP; from the coding sequence GTGAGACATGTCATCGCCCTCGACGTGGGCGGCACCGCGATGAAGGGCGCCCTCGTCGGCGCGGACGGCGCGCTGCTGCACCGCGATCGCAGGCCCACGGCGCGCGAGCGGGGGCCCGAGGCGGTGATCGAGGGGATCCTCGGTTTCGCGGACGACCTGCGCGCGTACGGCGTCCAGCACCTCGGCGGGCCCGCGCTGGCCGCCGGTCTCGCCGTCCCCGGCATCATCGACGAACCCCACGGGGTCGCCGTCTACGCCGCGAACCTCGGCTGGCGCGACGCTCCCCTGCGGGCGCTGCTCGCGGACCGTGTCGGCGCGCCGGCCGCGCTCGGGCACGACGTCCGCACGGGCGGCCTCGCGGAAGGGCGGCTCGGCGCCGCCCGCGACACCCCCCGCTTCCTCTTCCTCGCCCTCGGCACCGGTATCGCCGGCGCGCTCGGCACCCCCGCCGGCATCGAGCCCGGCGCCCACGGCTCCGCCGGCGAGATCGGCCACGTCGTCGTCCGCCCCGACGGCCTCCCCTGCCCCTGCGGCCAACACGGCTGCCTGGAGCGGTACGCCTCGGCGGCGGCCGTCTCCGAAGCCTGGGCGCGGGTGTCCGGGGGCGGCGACGCCGCCGACTGCGCGAAGGCGGTGGACGCGGGCGACGAGCGGGCCCGGGAGGTCTGGCACCGGGCGATCACCGCGCTGGCCGACGGCCTCATGACCGCGATCACCCTCCTGGACCCCGCGACGATCGTGATCGGCGGCGGCCTCGCGGAAGCGGGCGACACCCTCTTCACCCCCCTGCGCGAGGCTGTCAGCCGGCGGGTGACGTTCCAACACCTGCCCAAGATCACCCCGGCGGCCCTGGGCGACACGGCAGGCTGCCTGGGAGCGGGCCTGATGGCATGGGATCTTCTGAGGAAGACGGACGGCATGGAGGAAACGCCGTGA
- a CDS encoding extracellular solute-binding protein — MTHRGWVGAVAALGLTVTVGGCGVLGGDSDHVTLRLVAADYGDSAANSSKVYWANLVKAYEKEHPDVDVQVSVYSWNDVDREVKEMVDAGDAPDMAQIGSYADYAAKGLLYQASDLLSISTQADFVSQLANAGKVRGQQYGMPFAASTRLLFYNKALFSSAGIAEAPTTWDELAADAAKLKRAGVDYPYALPLGPEEAQAETMQWMLSGGGGYTSTAGTYSLDSTENVHTFTWLKDELVDKGLTGPVAPGKLNRAQAFSAFAAGDVGMLIGHPSLMKAARDKGVSYGMVPMPSKGGARTLTMGVADWMTAFRRHGHRDEIGRFLDFVYDRDNVLTFSRTYDLLPVTSSASQVMSTAAEDRELEPFLAQLPLSELYPVGRTSWASVAATVKQGIGAAVASGGNPATVLRKLETDAMSADNAAS; from the coding sequence GTGACACACAGGGGCTGGGTCGGGGCTGTGGCCGCGTTGGGCTTGACGGTGACGGTCGGAGGGTGCGGCGTCCTCGGCGGCGACTCGGATCACGTCACCCTCAGACTCGTCGCCGCGGACTACGGCGACAGCGCGGCCAACAGCTCCAAGGTGTACTGGGCGAACCTCGTCAAGGCGTACGAGAAGGAGCACCCCGACGTCGACGTCCAGGTCAGCGTGTACTCCTGGAACGACGTCGACCGCGAGGTCAAGGAGATGGTCGACGCCGGGGACGCGCCCGACATGGCCCAGATCGGCTCCTACGCCGACTACGCCGCCAAGGGACTCCTCTACCAGGCCAGCGACCTGCTCTCCATCTCCACGCAGGCCGACTTCGTCTCCCAGCTCGCGAACGCGGGCAAGGTGCGCGGGCAGCAGTACGGGATGCCCTTCGCCGCGTCCACCCGTCTCCTCTTCTACAACAAGGCGCTCTTCTCGTCCGCCGGGATCGCCGAGGCGCCCACCACCTGGGACGAACTCGCCGCCGACGCCGCCAAGTTGAAGCGGGCCGGGGTCGACTACCCGTACGCGCTGCCCCTCGGGCCCGAGGAGGCGCAGGCCGAGACGATGCAGTGGATGCTCAGCGGCGGCGGGGGGTACACCTCGACGGCCGGGACCTACAGCCTCGACTCCACCGAGAACGTCCACACCTTCACCTGGCTCAAGGACGAACTCGTCGACAAGGGGCTGACGGGGCCCGTCGCGCCCGGCAAGCTCAACCGGGCGCAGGCGTTCTCCGCGTTCGCCGCCGGCGACGTCGGCATGCTCATCGGGCACCCCTCGCTCATGAAGGCCGCCCGCGACAAGGGCGTCTCCTACGGGATGGTCCCCATGCCGTCCAAGGGGGGTGCCCGGACGCTCACGATGGGTGTCGCCGACTGGATGACGGCCTTCCGCCGGCACGGGCACCGGGACGAGATCGGCCGCTTCCTAGACTTCGTCTACGACCGGGACAACGTGCTCACCTTCTCCCGCACGTACGACCTGCTGCCGGTGACCTCCTCCGCGTCCCAGGTCATGTCCACGGCCGCCGAGGACCGCGAGCTGGAACCGTTCCTCGCGCAGCTGCCGCTCTCCGAGCTGTATCCCGTGGGGCGGACGTCCTGGGCGAGTGTCGCGGCGACGGTCAAACAGGGCATCGGTGCAGCGGTGGCCTCCGGCGGAAACCCCGCCACGGTCCTGCGGAAGCTGGAAACCGACGCCATGTCCGCCGACAACGCCGCGTCCTGA